In the Neisseria sp. KEM232 genome, CATCCTAGCCGCCGCCGCCGGACTCACCGCCCCCGGCGGCCGCCTCGTCTACGCCACATGCAGCATCCTGCCCGAAGAAAACGAGCGGCAGGCCGAACGCTTTTTGGCCGAACATCCCGACTTCGAGCCGCTCGACTGCGCCGAACTGCTCGCCGCCCAAAAAGTCCCTCTCGACACCGGCCGCTACCTGCACCTCAACACCGCCACCCACCACACCGACGGCTTCTTCGCCGCCGCCTTCCAACGCAAAGAGGCCGTCTGAAAGCGAAGCAAGCAACCCACCATGAAAACCTTCCTGAAAAAACAGACCGCCTGGCTCACCGACCAAGCGCTCTGTCTTACCGTTTCCTTCCTCACCGGCGTCAAACCGCAAAGCGCCCGCCTGCCCGACTTCACGCCGCAGCGCAAAATCTACTACGCCAACCACGGCAGCCACGGCGACTTCATGCTCGTATGGATTTCCCTGCCCCGCCGTTGGCGCACCGCCGCCCGCCCCGTCGCCGGATCGGACTACTGGCTCACAGGCCGTCTGAAACGCTTCATCATCCGCAACGTCTTCAACGCCCTGCTCATCCCGCGCCACAGCGGCCGCCCGCAGGACATCACCGAGCAAATGGCCGCCGTCCTCGATGCGGGCGACTCCCTCATCCTCTTTCCCGAAGGCACGCGCAACACCGACGACCAAACCCGCCTGCTCCCCTTCAAATCCGGCATCTACCACCTCGCCCGCGCCCGCCCCGACACCGAACTCGTCCCCATCTGGATAGACAACATCAGCCGCGTCCTGCCCAAAGGCAAAATCCTCCCCGTGCCCCTGCTGTGCGAAGTCCACATCGGCTCCCCCCTGCGCCTGCACGACAACGAAGACAAAGAAAGCTTTCTTGCCCGCAGCCGCGAAGCCCTCCTCGCCCTCGCCCCCGCCGACACCAAGGCCGTTTGAAAAGCAGGGAA is a window encoding:
- a CDS encoding 1-acyl-sn-glycerol-3-phosphate acyltransferase, which translates into the protein MKTFLKKQTAWLTDQALCLTVSFLTGVKPQSARLPDFTPQRKIYYANHGSHGDFMLVWISLPRRWRTAARPVAGSDYWLTGRLKRFIIRNVFNALLIPRHSGRPQDITEQMAAVLDAGDSLILFPEGTRNTDDQTRLLPFKSGIYHLARARPDTELVPIWIDNISRVLPKGKILPVPLLCEVHIGSPLRLHDNEDKESFLARSREALLALAPADTKAV